A single region of the candidate division WOR-3 bacterium genome encodes:
- a CDS encoding 2-oxoacid:acceptor oxidoreductase subunit alpha has translation MSKPKRGPVLTGAHYLDGDHACAEGAIAAGCRFIAGYPITPSTEVAERLAERFPRIGGTFIQMEDELASIAAVLGAAWGGARAMTVTSGPGFSLMVENIGLGVMTETPCVVVNVQRGGPSTGLPTLTGQQDMMQARWGSHGDYEIIALSPSSPQECFDLTVTAFNLSEKYRVPVMFMMDECVGHMTEKVVIPEADTIEVWPRRWYRGPKDKYLPYAPEKDGVPLMIRAGDDHRVHVTGLTHDQRGYPIINADTQRVCVSRLVDKIRNNLDDLMIVKEEQVEGADVVVVAYGISARVATKAITDARKQGIRVGFLRLITVWPFPEKRIRELAGKVKSLVMPEINMGQMFREMERAANGQCKSLLVPHCGGWVHDPNDILKAILEGAR, from the coding sequence GTGAGCAAGCCGAAGCGCGGACCGGTTCTGACCGGCGCCCACTACCTCGACGGCGACCACGCCTGCGCTGAGGGCGCAATCGCCGCCGGCTGCCGGTTCATCGCCGGCTACCCGATAACTCCCTCCACCGAAGTCGCGGAACGCCTAGCTGAACGGTTCCCCAGGATCGGCGGCACTTTCATACAAATGGAAGATGAGCTGGCATCAATTGCCGCCGTACTCGGAGCAGCCTGGGGCGGCGCTCGGGCCATGACCGTGACATCGGGCCCCGGCTTCTCACTGATGGTGGAGAACATAGGCCTCGGCGTAATGACCGAGACTCCCTGCGTTGTTGTGAACGTCCAGCGGGGCGGCCCGTCAACCGGCCTGCCGACCCTGACCGGACAGCAGGACATGATGCAAGCCCGCTGGGGTTCCCACGGCGACTACGAGATCATCGCCCTCTCGCCCTCATCCCCGCAGGAATGCTTCGACCTGACCGTCACCGCCTTCAACCTGTCGGAGAAGTACCGCGTCCCGGTGATGTTCATGATGGACGAGTGCGTGGGCCACATGACGGAGAAGGTCGTGATACCGGAGGCGGACACGATTGAGGTTTGGCCCCGCCGCTGGTACCGCGGCCCCAAAGACAAGTATCTGCCCTATGCGCCCGAAAAGGACGGCGTGCCGCTAATGATTCGCGCCGGTGATGACCACCGCGTCCACGTCACGGGACTGACCCACGACCAGCGCGGCTACCCCATCATCAACGCCGATACCCAGCGCGTCTGCGTGTCACGGCTGGTGGACAAGATTCGCAACAACCTTGACGACTTGATGATCGTCAAAGAAGAACAGGTGGAGGGCGCGGACGTCGTGGTCGTCGCCTACGGCATCAGCGCGCGCGTGGCGACCAAGGCGATCACCGATGCCCGCAAGCAGGGCATCAGGGTCGGATTCCTGCGGCTCATCACGGTCTGGCCGTTCCCGGAGAAGAGGATCCGCGAACTGGCCGGCAAGGTGAAGAGCCTGGTGATGCCGGAGATCAACATGGGCCAGATGTTCCGCGAGATGGAACGGGCGGCGAATGGTCAGTGCAAGTCCCTGCTGGTGCCCCACTGCGGCGGCTGGGTCCACGACCCCAACGACATCCTCAAAGCCATCCTG
- a CDS encoding 4Fe-4S dicluster domain-containing protein — translation MKYWRKPLDAERKQAPHGNVHVIFERCKGCGFCIAYCPRQVLEMSTEYNRKGYHPPVVSHPEKCVNCRLCEALCPEFAIWNTLDEQETEAAK, via the coding sequence ATGAAGTACTGGCGCAAACCACTCGACGCCGAACGCAAGCAGGCCCCACACGGCAACGTCCACGTTATCTTCGAACGCTGCAAGGGTTGCGGATTCTGCATTGCCTACTGCCCGCGCCAGGTACTCGAGATGTCAACCGAATACAACCGCAAGGGCTATCACCCGCCGGTTGTCTCGCATCCGGAGAAGTGCGTGAACTGCCGGTTGTGCGAAGCGCTCTGTCCCGAGTTCGCCATCTGGAACACGCTGGACGAACAGGAAACCGAGGCGGCCAAGTGA
- the dinB gene encoding DNA polymerase IV yields the protein MTTANLGQSAIENRKSEIVRERIILHVDMDAFFASVEQQTFPFLRGKPIGVCGDPDGRTVIAAASYEAKRRGVKTAMTIPEAKRFCPEIILVSGHPAKYVDTSTRILALYATFTDLVEVFSIDEAFLDVTQTAHLFHGPEVIARSIKAYIKEHFGLTCSIGIAPNKLLAKLSGEMHKPDGLTIVNQSQVAALMESLPVQELCGIGPKTQEKLNRLGIRTCGELGRYPEKQLNGAFGIVGSHLKHMGQGVDENPVLPYFHEPATKSMGHSFTLDKDTRDLTEIQRHLLQLSEQVGRRLRKDSFAGRTVSLVLRYADFSTFIKQHSLKQYIDDGLRIHQVGMKLFKELYQPPRLVRLLGISVSGLVRDLKQTTAFENSRSGSLFDSLDAVNDKYGEFSVARARLQERTPSPRVISPSWRPGAPTPVGH from the coding sequence ATGACGACGGCTAACTTGGGTCAATCGGCAATCGAGAATCGGAAATCGGAAATCGTGCGCGAGCGTATCATCCTGCACGTCGATATGGACGCATTCTTCGCGTCGGTCGAACAGCAGACATTCCCGTTCCTGCGCGGCAAGCCCATCGGCGTGTGCGGGGACCCGGACGGCCGCACGGTCATTGCCGCCGCATCCTACGAAGCCAAGCGCCGCGGGGTCAAGACCGCGATGACCATACCCGAAGCGAAAAGATTCTGTCCGGAAATCATCCTCGTCTCCGGCCACCCGGCCAAGTACGTTGATACCTCGACCCGGATTCTTGCACTCTATGCCACCTTCACCGACTTGGTCGAGGTCTTCTCGATTGACGAGGCGTTCCTCGACGTAACCCAGACCGCGCACCTTTTCCACGGCCCGGAGGTAATCGCCCGCAGTATCAAGGCTTACATCAAAGAGCACTTCGGCCTGACCTGCTCGATCGGTATAGCCCCCAACAAGCTATTAGCCAAGCTCTCCGGAGAGATGCACAAACCCGACGGCCTGACTATTGTCAATCAGTCTCAAGTCGCGGCCCTGATGGAAAGTCTGCCGGTCCAGGAACTGTGCGGCATCGGCCCGAAGACCCAGGAGAAACTGAACCGGCTCGGCATCAGAACCTGCGGCGAACTGGGGCGATATCCGGAGAAGCAGTTGAATGGTGCCTTCGGCATCGTCGGCTCACACCTGAAGCACATGGGTCAGGGCGTGGATGAAAACCCGGTTCTCCCCTATTTCCACGAGCCCGCCACCAAGTCGATGGGACATTCATTCACGCTCGACAAGGACACGCGCGACCTCACCGAAATACAGCGCCATCTGCTGCAACTGTCCGAACAGGTCGGCCGCCGCCTGCGAAAGGACAGCTTCGCCGGCCGTACGGTCTCGCTCGTACTCCGCTACGCCGACTTCTCGACCTTCATCAAACAGCACAGCCTGAAGCAATACATCGACGACGGTCTGCGCATCCACCAGGTCGGTATGAAGCTCTTCAAGGAACTCTACCAGCCGCCCCGACTGGTGCGGCTGCTGGGAATCAGCGTCTCCGGCCTGGTCCGCGACCTGAAGCAGACCACGGCATTCGAGAACTCCCGCTCCGGCTCGCTCTTCGACAGCCTTGATGCGGTTAATGACAAGTACGGCGAGTTCTCAGTCGCCCGGGCCCGGCTCCAGGAAAGAACTCCGAGCCCGCGCGTCATTTCGCCCTCCTGGCGCCCCGGCGCACCCACACCCGTCGGCCACTAG
- the lexA gene encoding transcriptional repressor LexA → MFTRDKDRRSRILEFVRTYTNEHGCAPSIREIGKAVGIRSTKAVKYHLDILVDEGLLRRTPRQARGLSTAHQPDSLPLIGRIAAGSPLLAVENVEAQVSLSRFRDCFLLRVKGESMKGAGIMEDDMVVVRPQTAAENGEIVAALLGNEATVKRFYQRREQVVLEPENPEFESITVSPDRQDFQLIGVVVGLLRNYR, encoded by the coding sequence ATGTTTACTAGAGATAAAGACCGTAGAAGTAGGATTCTGGAGTTTGTCCGTACCTACACCAATGAGCATGGTTGTGCCCCGAGCATCCGTGAAATCGGCAAGGCGGTCGGTATCAGGAGCACGAAGGCGGTGAAATACCATCTCGACATCCTGGTAGATGAAGGCCTGCTAAGGCGCACCCCCAGGCAGGCCCGCGGTCTTTCGACTGCACACCAGCCTGACTCCCTGCCGCTGATCGGCCGGATTGCCGCCGGCTCTCCTCTGCTCGCGGTCGAGAACGTCGAGGCCCAGGTATCGCTCAGCCGGTTCCGCGATTGCTTCCTGCTCAGGGTAAAAGGCGAGAGCATGAAGGGCGCCGGCATCATGGAAGACGACATGGTGGTGGTCAGGCCGCAGACTGCCGCTGAGAACGGCGAAATCGTGGCCGCCTTGCTCGGCAATGAGGCCACGGTCAAGCGCTTCTACCAGCGTCGGGAACAGGTCGTGCTCGAACCGGAGAACCCTGAGTTCGAGTCGATTACGGTCAGCCCGGATCGGCAGGACTTCCAGCTAATCGGTGTAGTTGTCGGCCTGCTCCGCAATTACAGATAA
- a CDS encoding HPr family phosphocarrier protein, with product MLKGKVIIGGVVGLHARPASSFVQLSERYTSEIRLVKDGMRVNGKSILAILTLAASKGSVVVLEVNGEDEREAFETLKHKLEILDRDEA from the coding sequence ATGCTGAAAGGCAAGGTTATCATCGGCGGCGTGGTTGGGCTTCATGCCCGGCCGGCGTCGAGCTTCGTGCAGTTGTCGGAGCGGTACACGTCTGAAATCCGGCTGGTGAAGGACGGCATGCGCGTGAACGGGAAATCCATCCTTGCCATTCTGACATTGGCGGCGTCCAAAGGGAGCGTCGTCGTGCTTGAGGTCAATGGTGAGGATGAGCGCGAGGCGTTCGAAACGCTGAAGCATAAGCTCGAGATACTGGATCGGGATGAAGCGTAA
- the ptsP gene encoding phosphoenolpyruvate--protein phosphotransferase — MKRKPEKSCRGIPVSPGFAFGAVRVYRQYAPDPVERTLEPSEVADELKRFRQALSAAGHELHTLHTQVKRDLGSDFADFIQVQLTLIRDEEVIKGTEALIREARRNAEFAYAQTVKLLSEPVAKSADPLFKERMLDIADVANRVMRNLLGDDSRSLLEVEPGTVVFAHDLPPSEAALLDPRRIVGLVLEAGGKTSHTAIMAKAKEIPAVAGTGPLCEVVTDGQKAFVDGYRGLAILSPSANRLRAYDDEIERRRVYRQSLSVLLTRDPVTVDGRTIDLSANIEFVAEARAGKRYGARGVGLFRTEYMYLAKRRPPTEEEQFLVYAEVARLFKPYPVIIRTFDLGGDKVLAGYSEANPFLGLRAIRLTLGRLDLFGDQLRAILRASAFGNVKVMFPMVSTIEELRRAKLEVGKAKGALRERGLEFDPDFEVGVMVETPSAAIMADRLAHECSFLSIGSNDLTQYTLAVDRGNEHVARLYDHFHPAVLRLIKQTIDAAHQQGIWAGMCGEFASDLLGMLLLLGMGIDEMSVSPGVIPEAKGIIRNIDAGAAAEVAAQALKLGTSLEVKHLLRRAMDRKFPKLTEFQFEENKGK, encoded by the coding sequence ATGAAGCGTAAGCCGGAGAAAAGCTGCCGGGGTATACCGGTGTCGCCGGGGTTCGCGTTTGGGGCGGTGCGTGTCTACCGTCAGTACGCGCCCGACCCGGTGGAAAGAACGCTTGAACCATCAGAGGTAGCGGACGAGTTGAAGCGGTTCCGGCAGGCGTTGAGCGCGGCAGGGCACGAGCTACATACCCTTCATACGCAGGTCAAGAGGGATCTCGGGTCCGATTTTGCCGACTTCATCCAGGTCCAGCTCACGCTGATCAGGGATGAGGAAGTCATCAAAGGCACCGAAGCGCTCATCCGCGAGGCCCGGCGGAACGCCGAATTTGCGTATGCTCAGACCGTGAAGCTTCTGTCCGAACCCGTAGCGAAGTCGGCGGATCCCCTGTTCAAGGAGCGGATGCTCGACATCGCCGATGTAGCCAACCGGGTCATGCGCAATCTGCTGGGCGATGATTCGCGCTCGCTGCTCGAGGTCGAGCCGGGCACCGTGGTGTTCGCTCACGACCTGCCGCCGTCCGAAGCCGCGCTGCTGGACCCGCGCAGGATAGTCGGGCTCGTACTCGAGGCCGGTGGCAAGACGTCCCATACCGCGATCATGGCCAAGGCCAAGGAGATACCCGCGGTAGCCGGCACCGGTCCGCTCTGCGAGGTCGTGACTGACGGTCAGAAGGCTTTTGTCGACGGGTACCGGGGGTTGGCGATTCTCAGCCCGAGCGCGAACCGGCTGCGGGCGTACGACGACGAGATAGAGCGCAGGCGGGTCTACCGTCAGTCACTCAGCGTCCTTCTGACCCGCGATCCCGTCACCGTGGACGGGCGGACCATTGACCTGTCGGCGAACATAGAGTTTGTGGCTGAGGCCAGAGCCGGGAAGCGATATGGCGCACGAGGCGTGGGGTTGTTCCGAACCGAGTACATGTACTTGGCCAAGCGCCGGCCGCCGACCGAGGAGGAGCAGTTTCTCGTATACGCCGAAGTCGCCAGGTTGTTCAAACCATACCCGGTCATTATCCGGACGTTTGACCTCGGAGGCGACAAAGTCCTGGCCGGCTACAGCGAGGCGAATCCTTTTCTGGGTCTGCGTGCCATACGTCTGACGCTGGGTAGGTTGGATCTGTTTGGTGATCAGCTGCGCGCGATCCTGCGGGCGTCGGCATTCGGGAACGTGAAGGTGATGTTTCCGATGGTCTCGACTATCGAGGAGTTGCGTCGGGCAAAGCTGGAAGTAGGGAAGGCAAAGGGAGCGTTGAGGGAGAGAGGTCTGGAGTTTGACCCTGACTTCGAGGTCGGGGTGATGGTCGAGACGCCGTCGGCTGCAATCATGGCTGACCGGCTGGCGCACGAGTGCAGCTTTCTGTCAATAGGTTCGAACGACCTTACCCAGTACACGCTGGCAGTGGACCGAGGCAACGAGCATGTCGCCAGGTTGTATGATCACTTCCACCCGGCGGTGCTGCGGCTCATCAAGCAAACAATCGACGCTGCGCACCAGCAGGGGATATGGGCAGGAATGTGCGGTGAATTCGCATCCGATCTGCTTGGGATGCTGCTGCTGCTGGGCATGGGAATCGATGAGATGTCGGTGTCTCCCGGTGTCATTCCGGAAGCCAAGGGGATAATCCGCAACATTGACGCCGGAGCGGCAGCCGAGGTCGCGGCTCAGGCGCTGAAACTGGGTACCTCGCTGGAGGTGAAACACCTTCTGCGTCGAGCGATGGATCGGAAGTTCCCGAAACTGACCGAATTCCAGTTTGAGGAGAACAAGGGCAAATGA
- a CDS encoding bifunctional phosphoglucose/phosphomannose isomerase, whose protein sequence is MMASLGDGTGRMVQLAMSLPEQLAAGAKAAGAARIGMAGGFDSVVAAGMGGSGIGAKIVQGLLLAECRLPVYVCNDYDLPAAVSEKALFVAVSYSGNTEETLSAYAQARRRGCRVIAITSGGELGRLAAAAGYPVMAVPVGMPPRAALGYLFSTLLVCLERLGVCANHQRDLDMAVRLMRNRRKSWSVRARTIAKHIGGRLPIVYSTSRMLDAVADRWRCQLNENAGVLCHTSSFPEHNHNEIVGIGRPKHPGRNVVVIALLDRETHPRTRYRLESVLDITEDAYYLAIRIEGEGRSRLARVFSLVMLGDLVSVELARLAGKDAMEIDRIDELKRRMAQKRG, encoded by the coding sequence ATGATGGCGTCTTTGGGCGACGGAACGGGACGGATGGTCCAGCTCGCGATGAGTCTGCCTGAACAGCTTGCGGCCGGGGCGAAGGCGGCGGGCGCGGCCCGAATCGGCATGGCAGGCGGTTTTGACTCAGTGGTAGCAGCAGGTATGGGCGGGTCAGGTATTGGCGCGAAGATAGTGCAGGGGTTGCTACTGGCTGAATGTCGACTGCCAGTGTATGTCTGCAATGACTACGACCTTCCAGCCGCTGTGTCCGAGAAGGCCCTGTTCGTGGCGGTCAGCTACTCAGGGAATACCGAGGAGACGCTGTCCGCCTACGCGCAGGCCCGTAGACGGGGGTGCCGTGTCATCGCCATTACCAGCGGTGGCGAACTGGGTCGGCTTGCGGCAGCAGCCGGGTACCCGGTTATGGCGGTTCCGGTCGGGATGCCCCCGCGCGCGGCGCTGGGATACCTGTTCTCGACACTGCTGGTGTGCCTGGAACGACTCGGCGTGTGTGCGAACCACCAGCGCGATCTCGATATGGCAGTCCGGCTGATGCGGAACAGGCGCAAGTCCTGGTCTGTGCGGGCCCGCACGATAGCGAAGCACATTGGCGGACGGCTGCCAATCGTCTATTCGACCAGCCGAATGCTCGATGCGGTGGCTGACCGCTGGCGCTGCCAACTCAACGAGAATGCAGGCGTGCTCTGTCATACCAGCTCGTTTCCTGAGCACAACCACAACGAAATCGTCGGCATCGGTCGTCCCAAACATCCGGGACGGAACGTGGTCGTGATCGCCCTGTTGGATCGCGAAACCCACCCGCGTACCCGGTATCGACTGGAGTCAGTGCTGGACATTACCGAAGATGCCTACTACCTTGCCATCCGGATTGAGGGCGAAGGACGGTCGCGCCTCGCCCGGGTCTTCTCGCTGGTGATGCTGGGTGACCTGGTTTCCGTGGAATTGGCTCGACTGGCAGGCAAAGATGCGATGGAGATTGATCGGATCGACGAGTTGAAGCGCCGCATGGCGCAGAAGCGAGGTTGA
- a CDS encoding nucleotidyl transferase — MQFKAVIPAAGEGRRLKPHTHTTPKILLEVAGKPIIGHIMDRLLPARPDEVVVVVGAQGDQVRNYLTSEYRCPFRFVQQTDPKGLGDAIYRTRDVFAGESVLILLGDTIVDLDMSNMVGRGNVIGVKEVADPRRFGVVELRNGYVSRFVEKPDRPKSNLAIVGVYFFREATRLFRALERLIARGRTTKGEYQLTDALQLMVNDGLRIRTRSVGHWLDCGTRDSVLATNRHLLSHDGYYKPRAGTVIIPPVFIHDRARVQSSVIGPNVSVGADADIHGSIIWDSIINRHVVVKHSLLEGSILGENSVVRESPRKLNLGGFSELEMG; from the coding sequence GTGCAGTTCAAGGCAGTGATTCCCGCAGCAGGCGAAGGCAGGCGACTGAAGCCGCACACCCACACTACTCCCAAAATCCTCCTCGAAGTTGCAGGCAAGCCGATCATCGGCCACATCATGGACCGGCTGCTTCCGGCCCGCCCGGACGAAGTGGTTGTCGTTGTCGGCGCCCAGGGCGATCAGGTCAGGAACTACCTAACCAGCGAGTATCGTTGTCCGTTCCGGTTCGTGCAGCAGACCGACCCGAAGGGCCTGGGCGATGCGATTTACCGGACCAGGGATGTTTTCGCCGGCGAATCGGTCCTTATCCTGCTGGGGGATACGATTGTCGACCTCGATATGTCAAACATGGTGGGTCGCGGCAATGTCATCGGCGTGAAGGAAGTCGCCGACCCGCGCCGATTCGGAGTGGTCGAACTAAGGAACGGCTACGTGAGTCGTTTCGTCGAGAAGCCGGACCGGCCAAAGAGCAATCTTGCTATTGTCGGCGTCTACTTTTTCCGTGAGGCGACCCGCCTCTTCCGGGCGCTTGAACGTCTCATTGCCCGGGGGCGGACCACCAAGGGTGAATACCAGCTCACCGATGCGCTGCAGCTCATGGTAAACGACGGCCTGAGAATAAGGACGCGCAGCGTAGGACATTGGCTCGACTGCGGCACGCGTGATTCGGTGCTGGCCACCAACCGGCACTTGCTGTCGCATGACGGATACTACAAGCCGCGGGCGGGTACAGTCATCATACCGCCGGTGTTCATACACGACCGGGCCAGGGTGCAGTCATCAGTTATCGGGCCCAACGTGTCGGTAGGTGCTGATGCCGACATACACGGTTCCATCATCTGGGACTCAATCATCAACCGGCACGTGGTAGTCAAACACAGCCTGCTCGAGGGGTCGATACTGGGCGAGAATTCGGTCGTGCGCGAGAGCCCGCGCAAGCTCAACCTCGGCGGATTCTCCGAGCTCGAAATGGGCTGA
- the tgt gene encoding tRNA guanosine(34) transglycosylase Tgt, which yields MTVLRFSIEKTDTRARLGRLVLPHGTVCTPCFMPVGTQGSVKTLTPAEVVESGAEIIVCNTYHLYLRPGYKRVQAAGGLAKFIGWSRPILTDSGGFQVYSLAALTRVTDEGAEFQSHVDGSRHLFTPELVVEIQEALGSDIAMCLDECPPYSVSRPVAEAAVARTSLWAERCSRARQPDTNLFGIVQGATYADLRETSAKSLVALDLPGYAIGGLCLGEASDVTYDMVGRVVPLLPVDRPRYLMGAGYPEDIIAAVRLGIDMFDCVLPTRNGRTGTAFTSAGRVAIRNSRYADDPAMLDLMCDCYTCRGFTRAYLRHLFVVGEALGPKLLTLHNVRFYQRLMQNIRAAVERGAFDRWSSEFLDRYRPGAEPAGNESDR from the coding sequence CTGACTGTGCTGAGATTCAGCATTGAGAAGACCGACACCCGTGCCCGGCTGGGTCGCTTGGTGCTTCCCCACGGTACTGTCTGCACGCCCTGTTTCATGCCTGTTGGCACTCAGGGGTCGGTCAAGACCCTGACCCCGGCCGAGGTGGTTGAGAGCGGTGCGGAGATCATCGTCTGCAACACCTATCACCTCTATCTACGGCCTGGATACAAGCGGGTTCAGGCAGCCGGTGGGCTGGCGAAGTTCATCGGGTGGAGCCGGCCGATTCTGACCGACTCGGGTGGGTTTCAGGTCTACTCGCTGGCCGCGCTGACACGGGTGACCGACGAAGGCGCCGAGTTCCAATCCCACGTCGACGGCAGCCGGCACCTTTTCACCCCGGAACTGGTGGTGGAGATTCAAGAGGCCCTGGGTTCGGACATAGCGATGTGCCTCGACGAATGCCCGCCATATTCCGTCAGCCGACCGGTTGCCGAGGCAGCGGTGGCAAGAACCTCGCTTTGGGCTGAGCGGTGCAGCCGGGCCCGCCAGCCCGACACCAACCTGTTCGGTATAGTGCAGGGCGCCACCTACGCCGACTTGCGGGAGACGAGCGCCAAGTCGCTCGTTGCTCTTGATCTGCCCGGGTACGCAATCGGCGGCCTGTGTCTGGGTGAAGCGTCGGATGTCACGTACGATATGGTCGGGCGCGTTGTTCCTCTGCTGCCAGTTGACCGGCCGCGCTACCTGATGGGCGCGGGCTACCCCGAGGACATCATCGCCGCGGTGCGGCTTGGCATCGACATGTTTGACTGCGTCCTTCCCACCCGCAACGGCCGAACCGGCACCGCATTCACCAGCGCGGGGCGCGTCGCCATTCGCAACAGCCGGTATGCCGATGACCCCGCAATGCTCGACCTGATGTGCGATTGCTACACCTGTCGTGGTTTCACGCGGGCATACCTGCGTCACCTGTTCGTGGTCGGAGAGGCGTTGGGTCCGAAGTTGCTGACGTTGCACAATGTTCGGTTCTACCAGAGATTGATGCAGAACATCCGGGCTGCGGTCGAACGAGGCGCGTTTGACAGGTGGTCCAGCGAGTTTCTGGATCGATACCGGCCGGGAGCTGAGCCGGCCGGGAATGAAAGTGACCGCTAG
- a CDS encoding ABC transporter substrate-binding protein, producing MKKLSAVLTAAAVIAVLSCGGNTGTTGAGSGVIKVGLIVPLTGDVKTFGESTRNGAMLAIDEVNAAGGVNGRKIGVVATDDKNDPTEAGNAGAKLIDMDRVVAIIGSVSSKCSAPLSDKCQSVKIPMITPTSTAPKVTVGEDGRRKDFVFRACFIDPFQGTVAAKFAAESLQAKTAAVMYDVGNDYSKGLADYFKVAFEKTGGKITGFESYAKDDVDFSALLTKVRQSGPDVLFIPDYYNKVGLIAKQARQLGVAAKFLGGDGWDSPEMAKIAGDAIVGGCFTNHYSPDDPRPEVQEWVRKYQAKYGQKPDALATLGYDAALLLIQALKSAPNARPEEIKAALGAIKDFPCVSGKITFDEWGNPIKSAAVLAYTKDGQRYVTTINP from the coding sequence ATGAAGAAGCTGAGTGCAGTGCTGACCGCGGCGGCAGTCATTGCCGTCCTCTCCTGCGGCGGAAACACCGGCACAACTGGCGCCGGCAGCGGAGTCATCAAGGTCGGCTTGATCGTGCCCCTGACCGGTGACGTGAAGACCTTCGGCGAGTCTACCCGAAACGGCGCGATGCTCGCTATTGATGAGGTGAACGCCGCAGGCGGTGTCAACGGCCGGAAGATAGGCGTTGTTGCTACCGACGACAAGAATGACCCGACGGAAGCGGGGAATGCGGGAGCCAAGTTGATAGACATGGACCGGGTGGTGGCGATTATCGGCTCCGTGTCATCGAAGTGCTCCGCACCGCTTTCCGACAAGTGTCAGAGCGTGAAGATACCGATGATAACTCCGACCTCCACTGCCCCCAAGGTGACGGTTGGGGAAGACGGCAGGCGCAAAGACTTCGTGTTCCGCGCCTGCTTCATCGATCCGTTCCAGGGCACGGTCGCGGCCAAGTTCGCGGCGGAGAGTCTGCAGGCGAAGACGGCGGCCGTCATGTACGACGTCGGCAATGACTATTCCAAGGGTCTGGCCGACTACTTCAAGGTCGCGTTCGAGAAGACCGGCGGCAAGATCACGGGGTTCGAATCCTACGCAAAGGACGACGTCGATTTCTCGGCGCTGCTGACCAAGGTAAGGCAGTCCGGGCCGGATGTTCTGTTCATACCGGACTACTACAACAAAGTCGGTCTGATTGCCAAGCAGGCGCGGCAGCTCGGGGTTGCGGCCAAGTTCCTCGGCGGTGACGGCTGGGATTCACCTGAGATGGCGAAGATTGCGGGTGATGCTATAGTCGGCGGTTGCTTCACGAACCACTACTCGCCGGATGACCCGCGGCCAGAAGTCCAGGAGTGGGTTAGGAAGTACCAGGCCAAGTATGGCCAGAAGCCGGATGCACTCGCCACGCTTGGCTACGATGCGGCTCTGCTACTCATTCAGGCGTTGAAGAGCGCACCCAACGCGAGGCCGGAGGAAATCAAGGCGGCGCTAGGCGCCATCAAGGACTTTCCCTGTGTTTCTGGGAAGATCACCTTCGATGAATGGGGCAACCCGATCAAGAGTGCTGCCGTCTTGGCGTATACGAAAGACGGCCAGAGGTATGTGACCACGATCAATCCCTAG
- a CDS encoding oxidoreductase has translation MPDKLKFGFYWAASCGGCEIAVLDTNEKILDVIARADILLWPVAIDTKYSDVKTMPDRHMDVCFFNGSIRNSEQEELAHLLRKKSKVMIAFGSCAHHGCIPGLANLSGREQILKHVYTAEPSVVNPDGTRPLVQGKVPEGDVTLPEFYDKVSPLKHVVDVDYYLPGCPPAVSGILDAVTAIFQGTLPAKGSILAPAKALCDECDRNQHLAKKMPDVKRVWEVQADPAVCFLEQGIVCMGPATRGGCGQRCINGNWPCTGCMGPTPDVSDQGGKMISALASVLRVDDEKNIAGPETEKLLAKVKDPVGTFYMYGLADATIGSRRQR, from the coding sequence TTGCCCGATAAGCTGAAGTTCGGTTTCTACTGGGCGGCCTCGTGCGGAGGCTGCGAGATCGCCGTTCTCGATACCAACGAGAAGATCCTCGACGTGATTGCGCGGGCCGACATCCTGCTTTGGCCCGTGGCCATCGACACTAAGTACTCGGACGTGAAGACTATGCCGGACCGTCACATGGACGTCTGTTTCTTCAACGGGTCGATCCGAAACTCGGAGCAGGAGGAGCTTGCCCACCTGCTGCGGAAGAAATCCAAAGTGATGATTGCGTTCGGTTCGTGCGCCCACCACGGCTGCATTCCCGGTCTCGCCAACCTCTCCGGCCGCGAGCAGATTCTCAAGCACGTCTACACTGCGGAACCGTCGGTCGTCAACCCAGATGGCACCAGGCCGCTGGTGCAGGGCAAGGTCCCGGAGGGCGACGTGACGCTGCCCGAGTTCTACGACAAAGTGTCCCCGCTGAAACACGTGGTCGATGTTGACTACTACCTGCCGGGATGCCCGCCCGCGGTGTCGGGAATTCTGGACGCGGTCACGGCCATCTTCCAGGGGACACTCCCGGCCAAAGGCAGCATACTCGCACCGGCCAAGGCATTGTGCGACGAATGCGACCGGAACCAGCATTTGGCGAAGAAGATGCCGGACGTCAAGAGGGTGTGGGAAGTCCAAGCCGACCCGGCAGTCTGCTTCCTCGAGCAGGGCATCGTTTGTATGGGGCCGGCGACCCGTGGCGGATGCGGCCAGCGGTGCATCAACGGCAACTGGCCGTGCACGGGTTGCATGGGGCCGACGCCTGATGTTTCAGACCAGGGCGGCAAGATGATCTCGGCGCTCGCGTCAGTGCTGAGAGTGGACGACGAGAAGAACATCGCCGGGCCGGAGACCGAGAAGCTGCTGGCCAAGGTCAAGGATCCGGTCGGCACGTTCTATATGTACGGTTTGGCCGACGCGACCATCGGCAGCCGGAGACAGAGGTGA